A genomic window from Variovorax paradoxus includes:
- a CDS encoding TlyA family RNA methyltransferase, with protein sequence MRADQLLVERGLAASRSQAVRLIAGGLRWRDAGTSDAWRSVVKNKDDVPESAELELVDAAEARYVSRGGLKLEGALAESGIDPSGKLCLDVGQSTGGFTDCLLQRGAAKVVGVDVGHGQLHARLREDERVVAIEGVNARALSPDDLEEEGESRFDLIVGDLSFISLTLVLPAVVEFLADDGRLLMLVKPQFELQPGQVGKGGIVRDESMYAVVEKRLHDACEALGLRVLQWFDSPIAGGDGNREFFIHAVRAAQDANDGS encoded by the coding sequence ATGCGCGCTGATCAACTGTTGGTGGAGCGCGGCCTGGCCGCGTCGCGTTCGCAAGCGGTGCGGCTCATTGCCGGCGGCTTGCGCTGGCGCGACGCGGGCACGAGCGACGCGTGGCGCTCGGTCGTCAAGAACAAGGACGACGTGCCCGAATCGGCCGAGCTCGAGCTGGTCGACGCGGCCGAGGCGCGCTATGTGTCGCGCGGCGGGCTCAAGCTCGAAGGCGCGCTGGCCGAGAGCGGCATCGATCCCTCCGGCAAGCTGTGCCTCGACGTGGGCCAGTCGACCGGCGGGTTTACCGATTGCCTGCTGCAGCGCGGTGCCGCGAAGGTGGTTGGCGTCGATGTCGGCCATGGGCAGCTGCATGCGCGCTTGCGCGAAGACGAACGCGTGGTCGCCATCGAAGGCGTCAATGCGCGTGCGTTGTCGCCCGACGACCTGGAGGAAGAAGGCGAGTCGCGTTTCGACCTGATCGTTGGCGACCTGTCGTTCATTTCGCTCACGCTGGTGCTGCCGGCGGTGGTCGAATTCCTGGCCGATGACGGGCGCCTGCTGATGCTGGTCAAGCCGCAGTTCGAACTGCAGCCGGGCCAGGTCGGCAAGGGCGGCATCGTGCGCGACGAGTCGATGTATGCGGTGGTCGAGAAGCGCCTGCACGACGCCTGCGAGGCGCTGGGCCTGCGCGTGCTGCAGTGGTTCGACAGCCCCATCGCCGGAGGCGACGGCAACCGCGAGTTTTTCATTCACGCCGTTCGTGCCGCCCAGGACGCGAACGACGGTTCCTAA
- the metF gene encoding methylenetetrahydrofolate reductase [NAD(P)H], which translates to MRLPLSFEFFPTKTPEGAVKLRAVRQQLYVRKPQFCSVTYGAGGSTHQGTFGAVQEILSEGVDAASHFSCIGATRATVREQLAELKAMGVKRLVALRGDLPSGYGIGGEFLYASDLVAFIREETGRDFHIEVACYPEIHPQARSPEADLQAFAAKVKAGADSAITQYFFSPEAYFRFVDDVRKLGLDTPVVPGIMPITSSTQLMRFSDACGAEIPRWIRLRLQSFGDDTASIKSFGLDVVTDLCARLRDGGASALHFYTMNQSAATLAVLERLD; encoded by the coding sequence GTGCGCCTTCCGCTGAGTTTCGAATTCTTCCCGACCAAGACGCCCGAAGGCGCGGTCAAGCTGCGCGCCGTGCGCCAGCAGCTGTATGTGCGCAAGCCGCAGTTCTGCTCGGTCACGTACGGCGCGGGCGGCTCCACGCACCAGGGCACTTTTGGTGCGGTGCAGGAGATCCTGTCCGAAGGCGTGGACGCCGCGAGCCACTTCTCGTGCATTGGCGCCACGCGCGCCACTGTGCGCGAGCAGCTCGCCGAGCTGAAGGCCATGGGCGTCAAGCGCCTGGTGGCCCTGCGCGGCGACCTGCCGAGCGGCTACGGCATCGGCGGCGAGTTCCTGTATGCGAGCGACCTCGTCGCCTTTATCCGCGAGGAGACCGGCCGCGACTTTCACATCGAGGTGGCCTGCTACCCCGAAATCCATCCGCAGGCCCGTTCGCCCGAGGCTGATCTGCAGGCCTTTGCCGCGAAGGTGAAGGCGGGCGCCGATTCGGCGATCACGCAGTACTTCTTCAGCCCAGAGGCCTACTTCCGCTTCGTCGACGACGTGCGCAAGCTGGGGCTCGACACGCCGGTCGTGCCGGGCATCATGCCGATCACGAGTTCGACGCAGCTCATGCGCTTCTCGGACGCCTGCGGCGCCGAGATTCCGCGCTGGATCCGCCTGCGGCTGCAGTCCTTTGGCGACGACACGGCATCGATCAAGTCCTTCGGGCTCGACGTGGTGACCGACCTGTGCGCGCGTCTGCGCGACGGTGGCGCCTCGGCGCTGCACTTCTACACGATGAACCAGTCGGCGGCCACGCTGGCTGTACTGGAGCGCCTCGATTGA
- a CDS encoding septal ring lytic transglycosylase RlpA family protein, translating into MPPATDAESGTGKLLPLPRAIAVPPGAAPRSSVPSVRYDLAVSGMGEQTPDDGVPGDDGPREIFERGGASWYGIQFHQRKTASGERFDMTALTAAHKTLPFNTRVCVRSLVNGSEVLVRINDRGPYAAGRVIDLSRAAADRIGLTGLGIKQVALSIVDREGMRCGGLPVEAGDASAPVAAAAAAVQQRAKSPVPARRKVVVPPRRRK; encoded by the coding sequence ATGCCGCCGGCCACGGACGCCGAAAGCGGAACGGGGAAGCTGCTGCCCTTGCCCCGTGCCATCGCAGTGCCGCCTGGCGCGGCGCCGCGTTCGAGCGTGCCGTCGGTGCGCTATGACCTGGCGGTGTCCGGAATGGGCGAACAGACGCCGGACGACGGAGTCCCCGGCGACGACGGGCCGCGCGAAATCTTCGAGCGTGGCGGCGCCTCGTGGTACGGCATCCAGTTTCATCAGCGCAAGACCGCCAGCGGCGAGCGCTTCGACATGACCGCCCTGACGGCGGCTCACAAGACTCTGCCTTTCAACACGCGCGTGTGCGTGCGCAGCCTCGTCAACGGCAGCGAGGTGCTGGTGCGGATCAACGACCGCGGGCCCTATGCGGCAGGCCGCGTGATCGACCTGAGCCGCGCGGCGGCCGACCGCATCGGCCTGACGGGCCTGGGTATCAAGCAGGTGGCGCTGTCGATCGTCGACCGTGAAGGGATGCGTTGCGGTGGCTTGCCGGTGGAGGCCGGCGATGCGTCGGCGCCAGTGGCGGCGGCGGCTGCGGCCGTACAGCAGCGAGCCAAGTCGCCGGTGCCCGCGCGGCGCAAGGTGGTCGTGCCGCCCCGTCGCCGTAAATAA
- a CDS encoding 23S rRNA (adenine(2030)-N(6))-methyltransferase RlmJ: MFSYRHAFHAGNHADVLKHTVLIATLDHLLEKEAALTVVDTHAGAGLYRLDGDYAGTSGEAADGVLRLLSDKKEPTTPAPAAKSASKKVAPEAEAPLAEAIARYLSVIHDFNPKGGARVYPGSPFIVQHLLRDHDKLKLFELHPTDARTLDANIAQLEAGRQIAVLREDGFGSATKFLPPPSRRALVLMDPSYEMKTDYGRVLDFAAEALKRFATGTYAIWYPIIPRPEAHDLPRRLKTMATKAGKSWLHATLTVKSSKITTDASGETHRPGLPASGMFLINPPYTLKPLLADALPQLVERLAQDRHAAFSLDSGG; the protein is encoded by the coding sequence ATGTTCAGTTACCGCCACGCCTTCCATGCCGGCAACCACGCCGACGTGCTCAAGCACACGGTGCTGATTGCCACGCTCGACCATCTGCTTGAAAAAGAGGCAGCCCTGACGGTCGTCGACACCCACGCTGGCGCCGGCCTGTACCGGCTCGACGGCGACTATGCCGGCACGAGCGGCGAAGCGGCCGACGGCGTTCTGCGCCTTCTTTCGGACAAGAAAGAGCCCACCACGCCCGCCCCCGCAGCGAAGTCCGCTAGCAAAAAGGTAGCGCCAGAAGCCGAAGCCCCGCTGGCCGAAGCGATCGCCCGCTACCTCAGTGTGATCCACGACTTCAACCCCAAGGGCGGCGCCCGCGTCTACCCTGGCTCGCCGTTCATCGTGCAGCACCTGCTGCGCGATCACGACAAGCTCAAGCTGTTCGAGCTGCACCCGACCGACGCCCGCACGCTGGACGCCAACATCGCCCAACTCGAGGCCGGCCGCCAGATCGCCGTGCTGCGCGAAGACGGCTTCGGCAGCGCCACCAAGTTCCTGCCGCCGCCGTCGCGCCGCGCGCTGGTGCTGATGGACCCCAGCTACGAGATGAAGACCGACTACGGCCGCGTGCTCGATTTCGCGGCCGAGGCGCTCAAGCGCTTTGCCACCGGCACCTACGCGATCTGGTATCCGATCATTCCGCGCCCCGAGGCGCACGACCTGCCGCGCCGGCTCAAGACGATGGCGACCAAGGCCGGCAAGTCGTGGCTGCATGCCACGCTGACGGTCAAGTCCAGCAAGATCACGACCGACGCATCGGGCGAAACGCACCGGCCGGGGCTGCCGGCCAGCGGCATGTTCCTGATCAATCCGCCGTACACGCTGAAGCCGCTGCTGGCGGACGCGTTGCCGCAGCTGGTGGAGCGCCTGGCGCAAGACCGGCACGCCGCCTTCTCGCTCGATTCGGGCGGCTGA
- the rplM gene encoding 50S ribosomal protein L13 gives MTKTFSAKPADVTHEWFVIDATDKVLGRVASEVALRLRGKHKAIYTPHVDTGDFIVIINAAQLRVTGAKSIDKVYYRHSGYPGGITATNFRDMQSKHPGRALEKAVKGMLPKGPLGYAMIKKLKVYGGAEHPHTAQQPKVLEL, from the coding sequence ATGACCAAAACGTTCAGCGCCAAGCCCGCTGACGTGACGCACGAGTGGTTTGTGATTGACGCGACCGACAAGGTCCTCGGACGAGTAGCCAGCGAAGTTGCTCTCCGTTTGCGCGGCAAACACAAGGCCATTTACACGCCTCACGTCGATACCGGTGACTTCATCGTCATCATCAACGCCGCGCAACTGCGCGTCACCGGCGCCAAGTCGATCGACAAGGTGTACTACCGTCACTCGGGCTACCCGGGCGGTATCACGGCGACGAACTTCCGCGACATGCAATCCAAGCACCCGGGCCGCGCCCTGGAAAAGGCTGTCAAGGGCATGCTGCCCAAGGGCCCGCTCGGTTACGCGATGATCAAAAAACTCAAGGTGTACGGTGGTGCTGAGCACCCGCATACCGCCCAACAGCCCAAAGTGCTGGAACTGTAA
- the rpsI gene encoding 30S ribosomal protein S9: MIGEWNNGTGRRKSSVARVFLKKGTGKITVNGKDIQEFFGRETSIMIAKQPLALTNNLEAFDVMVNVNGGGESGQAGATRHGITRALIDYDASLKPVLSQAGFVTRDAREVERKKVGLHSARRRKQFSKR, from the coding sequence ATGATTGGTGAATGGAACAATGGCACCGGCCGTCGCAAATCGAGCGTCGCCCGCGTGTTTCTGAAAAAAGGCACCGGCAAGATCACGGTCAACGGCAAGGACATCCAAGAGTTCTTCGGCCGCGAAACCTCGATCATGATCGCCAAGCAGCCCCTCGCGCTGACCAACAACCTCGAAGCTTTCGACGTGATGGTGAACGTGAACGGTGGCGGCGAATCGGGTCAAGCCGGCGCAACGCGCCACGGCATCACCCGTGCGCTGATCGACTACGACGCGTCGCTCAAGCCCGTCCTGAGCCAAGCCGGCTTCGTGACGCGCGATGCGCGTGAAGTCGAACGTAAGAAGGTCGGTCTGCACTCCGCCCGTCGTCGCAAGCAGTTCAGCAAGCGCTGA
- the erpA gene encoding iron-sulfur cluster insertion protein ErpA, with protein sequence MSAVAENIQTQMPEPIVFTDSAAAKVADLIAEEGNPDLKLRVFVQGGGCSGFQYGFTFDEITNEDDTTMTKNGVSLLIDAMSYQYLVGAEIDYKEDLQGAQFVIKNPNATSTCGCGSSFSA encoded by the coding sequence ATGAGCGCCGTTGCCGAAAACATCCAGACCCAGATGCCCGAGCCGATCGTCTTCACAGACAGCGCGGCCGCCAAGGTGGCCGACCTGATCGCCGAGGAAGGCAATCCCGACCTGAAGCTGCGCGTGTTCGTGCAGGGTGGCGGCTGCTCCGGCTTCCAGTACGGTTTCACCTTCGATGAAATCACCAACGAAGACGACACCACCATGACCAAGAACGGTGTGTCGCTGTTGATCGATGCCATGAGCTACCAGTACCTGGTCGGCGCCGAGATCGACTACAAGGAAGACCTGCAAGGCGCCCAGTTCGTGATCAAGAACCCGAACGCCACCAGCACCTGCGGCTGCGGATCGAGCTTCTCGGCCTGA
- the mdtD gene encoding multidrug transporter subunit MdtD: MTSEAEAAAVNPVRKSLLWLVAVGFFMQTLDATIINTALPAMAASLGESPLRMQSVVVAYALTMAMLIPASGWIADRFGTRRIFFSAIVLFAAGSVLCALSHGLGQLVAARVVQGLGGALLLPVGRLALLRTVPRGEFLQAMSFVAIPGLIGPLLGPTLGGWLVQYASWHWIFLINVPVGLLGCIATLKYMPDLRGVVQKRFDSVGYAMLAFGMVAISLSLDGVGLRQGGVMVVLIFGFASIVAYWLRASRTPEPLFAPSLFHVPTLSIGLIGNLFSRLGSSCMPFLVPLLLQVSMGYSPVRAGLMMLPIALAGMAMKRFATPLITRHGYRKVLVVNTILVGCTMASFGLTAPGQPMALHVLQLLAFGAVNSLQFTAMNTITLKDLDGSMASSGNSLLSMVQMLAMSLGVAAAGAVLAGYNGIFGTETPAHTLDAFQATFASMGLITVASAMIFWYLPSEVRAPHPAQPEVSGQG; the protein is encoded by the coding sequence ATGACCTCCGAGGCTGAAGCCGCCGCCGTCAATCCCGTCCGCAAGAGCCTGTTGTGGCTCGTCGCTGTCGGCTTCTTCATGCAGACGCTCGACGCCACCATCATCAATACCGCGTTGCCGGCGATGGCCGCGAGCCTCGGCGAGAGCCCACTGCGCATGCAGTCGGTGGTGGTGGCGTACGCGCTCACCATGGCGATGCTGATTCCCGCCTCGGGCTGGATTGCCGACCGTTTCGGCACGCGGCGCATCTTCTTCTCGGCGATCGTGCTGTTCGCCGCCGGATCGGTGCTGTGCGCGCTCTCGCATGGGCTGGGCCAGTTGGTGGCCGCCCGCGTGGTCCAGGGCCTGGGCGGCGCGTTGCTGCTGCCCGTGGGGCGCCTGGCGCTGCTGCGCACGGTGCCGCGCGGGGAATTCCTGCAGGCGATGAGCTTTGTCGCCATTCCGGGCCTCATAGGGCCCTTGCTGGGCCCCACGCTGGGCGGCTGGCTGGTGCAGTACGCCTCGTGGCACTGGATTTTCCTGATCAACGTGCCCGTGGGGCTGCTGGGCTGCATCGCCACGCTCAAGTACATGCCCGACCTGCGCGGCGTGGTGCAGAAGCGCTTCGACAGCGTGGGCTACGCGATGCTGGCCTTCGGCATGGTGGCGATTTCGCTCTCGCTCGATGGCGTGGGCCTGCGCCAGGGCGGCGTAATGGTCGTGCTGATCTTCGGCTTTGCGAGCATCGTCGCCTATTGGCTTCGCGCCTCGCGCACGCCCGAACCTCTGTTCGCGCCCTCGCTGTTTCATGTGCCGACACTCAGCATCGGCCTGATCGGCAACCTGTTCTCGCGGCTGGGCAGCAGCTGCATGCCCTTCCTGGTGCCGCTGCTGCTTCAGGTGTCGATGGGCTATTCGCCGGTGCGCGCCGGGCTGATGATGCTGCCGATCGCGCTGGCCGGCATGGCCATGAAGCGCTTCGCCACGCCGCTGATCACGCGCCATGGCTACCGCAAGGTGCTGGTGGTCAACACTATCCTCGTGGGCTGCACCATGGCCAGCTTCGGGCTGACGGCGCCGGGCCAGCCGATGGCGCTGCATGTGCTGCAGCTGCTGGCTTTCGGCGCGGTCAATTCGCTGCAGTTCACCGCAATGAACACGATCACGCTGAAGGACCTGGACGGCAGCATGGCCAGCAGCGGCAACAGCTTGCTGTCGATGGTGCAGATGCTGGCAATGAGTCTCGGCGTGGCGGCCGCCGGCGCCGTGCTGGCGGGTTACAACGGCATCTTCGGCACCGAGACGCCTGCGCACACGCTGGATGCCTTTCAGGCCACCTTTGCGAGTATGGGGCTGATCACGGTGGCTTCAGCGATGATCTTCTGGTATCTGCCTTCGGAAGTGCGGGCGCCGCACCCCGCGCAGCCGGAGGTTTCCGGCCAGGGCTGA
- a CDS encoding anhydro-N-acetylmuramic acid kinase, protein MAAELFIGLMSGTSLDGVDGVLADFSGGRIAVQAYATAQFPVALRAELLALNTPGDNELHRAALAGNGLARAYAGVVAQLLADSGIDAKAITAIGAHGQTVRHRPLEFDEVGYTLQINNPSLLTELTGIDVVGDFRSRDLAAGGQGAPLVPAFHRALFARADETVAVLNIGGISNLSLLPATNTAGGATVLGFDCGPGNALMDHWCQTNQGQPFDRGGQWAASGQVLPALLSQLLADPYFAKTPPKSTGRDLFNPTWLAAQLGTTTMAPADVQATLAELTAHVCAADVKSYGKDSKLLIVCGGGALNDHLLDRLRVLLPGIHVAASTDHGLPPQQVEAAAFAWLARATVRREAGNLASVTGARGARVLGAIYPA, encoded by the coding sequence ATGGCCGCCGAACTTTTCATCGGCCTGATGTCGGGCACCTCGCTCGATGGCGTCGACGGTGTGCTTGCCGACTTTTCCGGCGGCCGCATCGCGGTGCAGGCCTACGCCACTGCGCAGTTTCCCGTGGCCTTGCGCGCCGAACTGCTCGCGCTGAACACTCCCGGCGACAACGAACTGCATCGCGCGGCACTGGCCGGCAACGGGCTGGCTCGTGCGTATGCCGGTGTCGTCGCCCAGTTGCTGGCGGACAGCGGCATCGACGCCAAGGCCATCACCGCCATCGGCGCGCACGGACAGACCGTGCGCCACCGGCCGCTCGAGTTCGACGAGGTCGGCTACACCCTGCAAATCAACAACCCCTCGCTGCTGACCGAGCTGACCGGCATCGACGTGGTCGGCGACTTCCGCAGCCGCGACCTCGCGGCCGGCGGCCAGGGCGCACCGCTGGTGCCGGCCTTTCACCGCGCGCTGTTCGCCCGGGCCGACGAGACGGTCGCTGTGCTGAACATCGGCGGCATTTCCAACCTGAGCCTGCTGCCGGCGACGAATACGGCGGGCGGCGCCACCGTGCTCGGTTTCGACTGCGGCCCTGGCAATGCACTGATGGATCACTGGTGCCAGACCAACCAGGGCCAGCCCTTCGACCGTGGCGGCCAATGGGCGGCCAGCGGACAGGTGCTGCCCGCCCTGCTCTCGCAGTTGCTGGCCGACCCGTATTTCGCCAAGACGCCACCGAAAAGCACCGGGCGCGACCTGTTCAACCCGACCTGGCTCGCCGCGCAACTCGGCACCACGACGATGGCGCCTGCCGATGTGCAGGCGACACTGGCCGAATTGACCGCGCACGTATGTGCGGCAGACGTGAAGAGCTATGGAAAAGATAGCAAGCTGCTGATCGTCTGCGGCGGTGGCGCGCTAAACGACCATCTGCTCGACCGCCTGCGCGTGCTGCTGCCTGGCATCCATGTGGCGGCCTCGACCGATCACGGCCTGCCGCCTCAGCAGGTCGAGGCGGCGGCGTTTGCGTGGCTTGCCCGCGCCACCGTCAGGCGTGAAGCGGGCAATCTGGCCAGCGTGACTGGCGCGCGCGGGGCACGGGTGCTCGGCGCGATCTATCCCGCTTGA
- a CDS encoding M23 family metallopeptidase → MINGILAAEELLASRVAYTFRTYPKQITAVIAAALLSAGTLAVASLGPDASDLPVHQILEATAPVSFADQSESLENFSFTLFRTDVTRSSDTAEALMKRLGISDPAATAFVRSSVEARNALFSRAGRTVTAEATQENQLKKLSARWIPDGDGGFKRFVIERTPTGFAGVTERDMLTPGTRLASGTIRTSLFAATDDSRIPDAVASQLADIFAGDVDVRALRKGDRFAVVYETFEADGQALRSGRVLSAEFENNGKIHQAVWFQPPGAGQKGSYYRPNGDSLRKAYLATPVEFSRVSSGFAMRMHPILNSWRQHNGIDYAAPTGTSVRSVGDGTVDFAGTQNGYGNIVIINHRNNQQTAYAHLSRIDVKAGQAVSQGQTVGAVGSTGWATGPHLHFEFRVGGVYQDPASIAQEGGAPITAAMRPAFERVAVGARTELAAAFSVIQASAD, encoded by the coding sequence TTGATCAACGGCATTCTTGCCGCCGAGGAGCTACTTGCTTCTCGCGTGGCCTATACATTCCGGACCTACCCCAAGCAGATCACCGCGGTCATTGCTGCCGCGCTGCTGAGCGCCGGCACCCTCGCGGTGGCATCGCTCGGTCCTGACGCATCCGACCTCCCGGTTCACCAGATCCTCGAAGCCACGGCGCCCGTCTCGTTCGCCGACCAGAGCGAATCGCTCGAAAACTTCAGCTTCACCCTGTTCCGCACCGACGTCACCCGCTCGAGCGACACGGCCGAGGCCCTGATGAAGCGCCTGGGCATTTCCGACCCGGCCGCCACCGCTTTCGTGCGCAGCAGCGTGGAGGCCCGCAACGCGCTGTTCTCGCGCGCCGGCCGCACCGTGACGGCCGAAGCCACGCAGGAAAACCAGCTCAAGAAGCTCAGCGCCCGCTGGATTCCCGACGGCGACGGCGGCTTCAAGCGCTTCGTCATCGAACGCACGCCCACCGGCTTTGCCGGCGTGACCGAACGCGACATGCTCACGCCGGGCACGCGCCTGGCAAGCGGCACCATCCGCACTTCGCTGTTCGCCGCCACCGACGACTCACGCATTCCCGACGCGGTGGCGAGCCAGCTGGCCGACATCTTCGCGGGCGACGTCGACGTGCGCGCCCTGCGCAAGGGCGACCGCTTCGCCGTGGTGTACGAAACCTTCGAAGCCGACGGACAGGCACTGCGCAGCGGCCGTGTGCTGTCGGCCGAGTTCGAGAACAACGGCAAGATCCACCAGGCTGTCTGGTTCCAGCCCCCGGGCGCGGGCCAGAAGGGCAGCTACTACCGCCCGAACGGCGACAGCCTGCGCAAAGCCTACCTGGCGACGCCGGTCGAGTTCTCGCGCGTGTCCAGCGGCTTTGCGATGCGCATGCACCCGATCCTGAACAGCTGGCGCCAGCACAACGGCATCGACTACGCGGCGCCCACGGGCACCTCGGTGCGTTCGGTCGGCGACGGCACGGTCGATTTCGCCGGCACGCAGAACGGCTACGGCAACATCGTCATCATCAATCACCGCAACAACCAGCAGACGGCGTACGCGCACTTGAGCCGCATCGACGTCAAGGCCGGCCAGGCCGTGAGCCAGGGCCAGACGGTCGGCGCGGTGGGCTCCACCGGCTGGGCCACCGGCCCGCACCTGCACTTCGAATTCCGCGTGGGCGGCGTCTATCAAGACCCGGCGTCCATCGCACAGGAAGGCGGCGCGCCAATCACCGCCGCCATGCGTCCCGCCTTCGAGCGTGTCGCCGTCGGCGCACGCACCGAGCTGGCGGCTGCTTTCTCGGTCATCCAGGCCAGCGCCGACTGA
- the tyrS gene encoding tyrosine--tRNA ligase — protein sequence MSLSNSVGRALEISLRGAEELLPQDEWVRKLQRSEATGTPLRIKFGLDPTAPDIHLGHTVVFNKMRQLQDLGHTVIPLIGDFTTTIGDPSGRNSTRPPLTREQIEANAATYFDQLRLVLNVDIAEVRYNSEWSDPLGARGMIQLAAKYTVARMMERDDFNKRFKGGQSISVHEFLYPLMQGYDSVALKSDLELGGTDQKFNLLVGRHLQQEYGQEPQCILTMPLLEGLDGVEKMSKSKNNYIGISEDANTMFAKVLSISDDLMWRWYTLLSFLSLEQIAALKAEIEGGRNPKDAKVALAKEITTRFHSAAAADAAEQDFINRSKGGVPDEIPEVSLSGAPLGIAQLLKQANLASSAGEGNRLIDGGGVRIDSAVVSDKALKLPAGSYVVQVGKRKFARVTLT from the coding sequence ATGAGCCTCTCAAATAGTGTAGGACGCGCGCTCGAAATTTCCCTCCGAGGCGCCGAAGAACTGCTGCCTCAGGACGAGTGGGTGCGCAAGCTGCAGCGTTCCGAAGCCACCGGAACCCCCCTGCGCATCAAATTCGGCCTGGACCCGACTGCCCCTGATATCCACCTCGGGCACACAGTGGTATTCAACAAGATGCGCCAGCTGCAAGATCTGGGCCACACGGTGATCCCGCTGATCGGCGACTTCACCACCACCATCGGCGACCCGTCCGGGCGCAACAGCACCCGGCCGCCGCTGACCCGCGAGCAGATCGAGGCCAATGCGGCGACCTACTTCGACCAGCTGCGCCTGGTGCTGAACGTCGATATCGCCGAAGTCCGCTACAACTCCGAGTGGAGCGACCCCCTGGGTGCCCGTGGCATGATCCAGCTCGCCGCCAAGTACACGGTGGCCCGGATGATGGAGCGAGACGACTTCAACAAGCGCTTCAAGGGCGGCCAGTCGATCTCGGTGCATGAATTCCTCTACCCGCTGATGCAGGGCTACGACTCGGTCGCGCTCAAGAGCGACCTCGAACTGGGCGGCACCGACCAGAAGTTCAACCTGCTCGTCGGTCGTCATCTCCAGCAGGAATACGGCCAGGAACCGCAGTGCATACTCACTATGCCGCTGCTGGAGGGGCTCGACGGCGTCGAAAAGATGTCGAAGAGCAAGAACAATTACATCGGCATCAGCGAAGACGCCAACACCATGTTCGCCAAGGTGCTGTCGATTTCCGATGACCTGATGTGGCGCTGGTACACGCTGCTGAGCTTCCTGTCGCTGGAGCAGATCGCGGCGCTGAAGGCCGAGATCGAGGGTGGCCGCAACCCGAAGGACGCCAAGGTCGCGCTGGCCAAGGAAATCACCACGCGCTTCCACAGTGCGGCGGCGGCGGATGCGGCCGAACAGGATTTCATCAACCGCAGCAAGGGTGGCGTGCCGGACGAGATTCCGGAGGTGTCGCTGTCGGGGGCTCCGCTGGGCATCGCCCAGTTGCTCAAGCAGGCGAACCTGGCGTCTTCGGCCGGGGAGGGCAACCGCCTGATCGACGGCGGTGGCGTGCGTATCGATTCAGCCGTGGTCAGCGACAAGGCGCTGAAGCTGCCCGCAGGCAGCTACGTGGTGCAGGTCGGCAAGCGCAAATTCGCCCGCGTGACCCTGACCTGA
- a CDS encoding OmpA family protein, whose amino-acid sequence MMMKTPKPQQSRLAFLFPAALAALLLAACSTPGTRVVLLPQADGKPSAVVVRAKDGEEVLSTPYQRATAAVGAKGAPVVDQADPAKVQADNKPLFDMRPPPPQRYTVYFELGGTTLTPASQQIMTEALAAALARSGGDIVVTGHTDTKGSGEQNDQLSRRRAQEVVQLFVERQFPANRIEAVGRGERDLAVPTADEVDEPRNRRVTIEVR is encoded by the coding sequence ATGATGATGAAGACCCCCAAGCCCCAACAGTCCCGCCTCGCATTCCTCTTTCCGGCCGCGCTGGCCGCCCTGCTGCTGGCCGCATGCTCGACGCCCGGCACGCGGGTGGTGCTGCTGCCGCAGGCGGACGGCAAGCCATCGGCAGTGGTGGTGCGAGCCAAGGACGGCGAGGAAGTGCTTTCCACGCCTTACCAGCGCGCCACGGCCGCGGTGGGCGCAAAGGGCGCCCCGGTGGTCGACCAGGCCGATCCGGCCAAGGTGCAGGCGGACAACAAGCCGCTGTTCGACATGCGCCCGCCTCCGCCGCAGCGCTACACGGTGTATTTCGAGCTCGGCGGCACCACGTTGACGCCGGCTTCACAGCAGATCATGACCGAGGCGCTGGCTGCCGCCCTGGCACGCAGCGGCGGCGACATCGTGGTCACGGGCCACACCGACACCAAGGGCAGCGGCGAGCAGAACGACCAGTTGTCGCGTCGCCGGGCGCAGGAAGTGGTCCAGCTCTTCGTGGAACGCCAGTTCCCGGCCAACCGCATCGAGGCCGTGGGCCGCGGCGAGCGCGACCTGGCCGTTCCGACTGCTGACGAGGTGGACGAGCCGCGGAACCGGCGCGTCACCATCGAGGTTCGCTGA